A single region of the Gopherus evgoodei ecotype Sinaloan lineage chromosome 3, rGopEvg1_v1.p, whole genome shotgun sequence genome encodes:
- the GPR63 gene encoding probable G-protein coupled receptor 63: MVFSAVLTSAHSRTLNATFIVYENAYMNFTTPQFLLRSGTTQPLNHSSGAMVTTEISTLLVNPTAILPTQDVFKSLSLPLQIILSAAMIFILLVSFLGNFVVCLMVYQKAAMRSAINILLASLAFADMLLAVLNMPFALITIITTRWIFGDIFCRVSAMFFWLFVIEGVAILLIISIDRFLIIVQRQDKLNPYCAKILIAVSWAASFVVAFPLSVGNPNLQIPSRAPQCVFGYTTSPGYQAYVILVVLISFFIPFMVMLYSFMGILNTVRHNAVRIHSHPDSICLSQASKLGLMSLQRPFQMNIDMSFKTRAFTTILILFIVFIVCWAPFTTYSLIATFNSHFYNKHNFFEISTWLLWLCYLKSALNPLIYYWRIKKFHDACLDLMPKYFKFLPQFPGHTRRRIRPSAIYVCGEHRSVV; the protein is encoded by the coding sequence ATGGTTTTCTCCGCAGTGTTGACATCTGCCCACTCTAGGACATTGAATGCTACTTTTATTGTCTATGAAAACGCCTATATGAATTTTACCACTCCTCAATTTTTGCTTCGTAGTGGCACAACACAGCCATTGAATCACAGTTCAGGGGCCATGGTCACCACTGAGATAAGTACTTTACTAGTGAACCCTACAGCTATCCTGCCAACACAGGACGTTTTCAAGAGCTTGAGTCTGCCACTCCAGATCATTCTTTCTGCTGCTATGATATTTATACTGTTGGTTTCTTTTCTTGGAaactttgttgtctgcctcatgGTCTACCAGAAAGCTGCCATGCGATCTGCAATTAACATTCTCTTAGCAAGCCTGGCTTTTGCAGACATGTTGCTTGCAGTGCTGAACATGCCTTTTGCTCTGATAACCATCATTACCACACGATGGATTTTTGGAGATATTTTCTGCAGAGTTTCTGCCATGTTTTTCTGGCTGTTTGTCATAGAGGGAGTGGCCATCCTACTCATTATTAGCATTGATAGATTCCTTATTATAGTTCAGAGACAAGATAAGCTGAATCCTTACTGTGCAAAGATTCTCATTGCTGTTTCATGGGCTGCATCCTTTGTTGTGGCTTTTCCATTATCTGTGGGGAACCCAAACCTGCAGATACCTTCTAGAGCACCTCAGTGTGTTTTTGGCTACACCACTAGTCCTGGCTACCAGGCGTATGTAATACTAGTTGTactaatttctttttttattccatTCATGGTAATGCTATACTCTTTTATGGGCATACTCAATACCGTACGCCACAATGCAGTTCGTATCCACAGCCATCCCGACAGCATATGCCTCAGCCAGGCCAGCAAGCTTGGTCTCATGAGCCTTCAGAGACCTTTTCAAATGAACATTGATATGAGCTTTAAAACTCGTGCCTTCACAACCATATTGATTTTGTTCATTGTTTTCATAGTCTGTTGGGCACCCTTCACCACCTACAGCCTTATTGCTACATTCAACAGTCACTTTTACAACAAGCACAACTTTTTTGAGATAAGCACTTGGCTCCTTTGGCTCTGCTACCTCAAGTCTGCACTGAACCCGTTGATTTACTACTGGAGGATTAAGAAATTTCATGATGCATGCTTAGATTTAATGCCCAAGTACTTCAAGTTTTTGCCACAGTTTCCTGGTCACACAAGAAGACGCATTCGACCAAGTGCCATCTATGTGTGTGGGGAGCACCGGTCGGTTGTGTAA